One stretch of Trueperaceae bacterium DNA includes these proteins:
- a CDS encoding peptide ABC transporter: protein MAFFTVVRDLLRYNREFLIGFVFLSIIIIYSLLSFFSPVDPLDTYVVWPDIAPSAEHWFGTTSRGQDLFWRLSLAFRNTLVFGIMVSGMSRVISITVGLVSGYVGGLTDRILMIINDVFVTLPIFPLLLVIYFIVGNALNTYTLAIMMALLGWPFDARLIRSITLGLRHREFTRHAVFSGMSARKIMFEEHLPYVMPIVLTTAMANMLWAIGFEVTLAVLGFTNLSIPTIGTVIYWANNHSSMMVGHWWWIVFPVVGLVIMFLGLYLVAVSINEYIDPRSRLRRMGN, encoded by the coding sequence ATGGCTTTCTTTACTGTTGTTCGTGACTTACTTCGTTATAACCGTGAGTTCCTGATCGGTTTTGTTTTCCTCAGCATTATAATTATTTACTCCCTACTATCGTTCTTTTCGCCCGTTGATCCTTTAGATACTTATGTTGTTTGGCCTGACATAGCTCCTTCGGCTGAACATTGGTTCGGCACTACTTCTCGCGGTCAGGATCTGTTCTGGCGGTTGAGCCTAGCATTCCGCAATACCCTCGTTTTCGGCATCATGGTATCCGGAATGAGTCGAGTCATCTCAATCACCGTGGGTCTCGTGTCCGGTTACGTTGGTGGCCTGACCGACCGGATTCTGATGATCATTAACGACGTTTTCGTCACGCTGCCCATCTTCCCACTACTACTGGTCATCTATTTCATTGTTGGGAATGCTCTCAATACCTACACCCTAGCGATAATGATGGCTTTACTAGGCTGGCCCTTCGACGCGCGCCTGATACGATCAATCACGCTTGGTTTGCGCCACCGAGAATTCACGCGACATGCTGTGTTTTCCGGCATGAGTGCCAGGAAAATCATGTTCGAAGAGCACCTGCCGTACGTCATGCCCATCGTCCTAACAACCGCCATGGCCAACATGTTGTGGGCCATTGGTTTCGAAGTCACACTAGCGGTCCTAGGTTTCACTAACCTATCAATCCCAACTATAGGCACGGTCATTTACTGGGCGAATAACCACTCGTCCATGATGGTGGGTCATTGGTGGTGGATTGTCTTTCCAGTAGTCGGTCTCGTCATAATGTTCCTCGGACTGTACTTAGTTGCGGTGTCCATCAACGAATACATCGACCCGAGATCACGCCTTCGTAGGATGGGTAACTAA
- a CDS encoding ABC transporter ATP-binding protein: MTTGPDSTAVGQNDNPLTLTNLKAYYLTSYFGVEREVRAVDDISLSIRRNEVYGIAGESSSGKTTLIKTFAGAVRPPLKIVSGSIKYQFGDLELDPQAVSEEELNQIRWAHVSYIMQGSMSVLNPVRRINKSFKDFAFKHMGLSESGFWEAVTAHLARLDLVPEVLKAYPHELSGGMRQRVCIALATVCQPDFIIADEPTTALDVVVQKDVLAMLDEIRRSLQSSVVFVTHDMSVHANMADRIGIMYAGRIVEEGPTRTLFTAPKHPYTAHLVSSLPRIGDTSRKPALEGRPPNLSDPPTGCRFHPRCPLAIDKCTTEVPPLEVVGDDHRSACWRSDDVTPLTTINELESEGRA; encoded by the coding sequence ATGACTACAGGACCTGACAGTACTGCGGTTGGACAAAACGATAATCCCCTAACACTGACTAATCTGAAGGCGTACTACTTAACAAGTTACTTTGGGGTGGAGCGCGAAGTGCGCGCAGTTGATGACATTTCACTCTCAATTCGTCGTAACGAAGTGTACGGCATAGCAGGGGAAAGCTCCTCAGGAAAAACCACCCTCATTAAGACTTTTGCTGGTGCAGTACGCCCCCCACTCAAGATCGTCAGTGGATCAATAAAGTACCAATTTGGTGACTTAGAGTTAGACCCCCAAGCAGTATCCGAGGAAGAACTCAACCAAATTCGGTGGGCCCACGTGTCTTACATCATGCAGGGCTCAATGAGTGTACTTAATCCAGTGCGGCGTATTAATAAGAGTTTTAAAGACTTTGCGTTTAAGCACATGGGTTTGTCCGAGTCAGGATTTTGGGAGGCAGTAACAGCACACCTCGCTCGTCTTGACTTGGTTCCTGAGGTACTCAAAGCTTATCCACATGAGTTATCTGGCGGTATGCGTCAACGCGTGTGCATAGCTCTGGCTACTGTTTGCCAACCTGATTTCATTATTGCTGACGAACCCACAACGGCACTTGACGTGGTTGTACAGAAGGACGTCCTGGCGATGCTTGATGAGATCCGCAGGTCACTACAATCCTCCGTAGTTTTTGTCACGCACGACATGAGCGTGCACGCGAACATGGCAGATCGTATTGGCATTATGTACGCTGGCCGCATAGTAGAGGAAGGGCCTACCCGCACGCTCTTCACCGCCCCGAAACACCCTTACACTGCGCATCTGGTATCTAGTTTGCCGCGTATTGGTGACACCAGCCGCAAGCCAGCTCTGGAGGGACGACCACCGAACCTTTCCGACCCACCAACCGGTTGTAGATTCCACCCGCGTTGCCCCTTAGCTATTGACAAATGCACCACTGAAGTCCCACCGTTAGAGGTGGTAGGTGATGATCACCGGTCAGCCTGCTGGCGTAGTGACGACGTCACACCACTCACGACGATCAACGAATTAGAATCCGAGGGACGAGCATGA
- a CDS encoding ABC transporter ATP-binding protein, translating into MSAILEINHVSKRFAMGGVFSRSYVEAVVDASFTIEEGQPEVFTIVGESGSGKTTLARMILGLEEPSSGELRLGGQLIGGKRNRAARLEFMRHVQPVFQNPFEAFNPLKHVDRYLEASARVLLGAKEDDEVDAAMDEALQKVGLSLAEIRGRYGHELSGGQLQRVAIARALIPNPEILIADEPVSMVDASLRMSIVNLLRDLRDNFNVTVLYITHDLATAYYISDRLAIMQKGYIVEMGPAQTILESPEHPYAQLLKDSVLSVADAGKAKVEAPDRSLAQKASEQSGTGTLVAGSGGRVVRRVGQE; encoded by the coding sequence ATGAGCGCGATCCTCGAAATTAATCACGTCTCAAAACGTTTCGCTATGGGCGGCGTGTTCTCCCGCTCGTACGTTGAGGCGGTTGTGGACGCTAGTTTCACTATTGAGGAGGGACAGCCTGAGGTGTTCACCATAGTTGGTGAGTCCGGCTCTGGTAAAACTACGCTAGCCCGCATGATCCTGGGTCTTGAAGAACCGAGTTCAGGGGAACTCCGACTTGGTGGCCAACTGATCGGTGGTAAGCGTAACCGAGCAGCCCGTCTCGAATTCATGCGGCACGTCCAACCCGTCTTCCAAAACCCATTCGAGGCGTTTAACCCACTAAAGCACGTAGATCGATACCTTGAGGCTAGCGCTAGAGTTCTACTGGGCGCCAAAGAAGACGATGAGGTAGACGCTGCAATGGACGAGGCCCTCCAGAAGGTTGGTTTGAGCCTCGCGGAAATCCGAGGACGATACGGACACGAGCTGTCCGGGGGTCAGTTGCAACGCGTAGCTATAGCCCGAGCATTAATACCTAACCCCGAGATTCTCATTGCTGATGAACCAGTCTCAATGGTGGATGCTTCACTACGCATGTCTATCGTAAACCTCTTACGTGACTTAAGAGATAACTTTAATGTCACCGTTCTTTACATTACTCATGACCTTGCAACCGCTTACTACATTTCTGATCGCCTTGCCATCATGCAGAAGGGCTACATCGTGGAGATGGGCCCAGCCCAAACGATCCTCGAATCTCCTGAACACCCTTACGCTCAGCTACTCAAGGATTCTGTCCTTTCCGTAGCGGACGCCGGCAAAGCAAAAGTAGAAGCTCCCGACCGTAGTCTCGCCCAGAAAGCCTCCGAACAATCAGGTACAGGAACGCTAGTGGCAGGTTCAGGCGGCCGGGTTGTAAGGCGTGTGGGCCAAGAGTAG